A part of Escherichia marmotae genomic DNA contains:
- the emrD gene encoding multidrug efflux MFS transporter EmrD produces the protein MKTHRNINLLLMLVLLVAVGQMAQTIYIPAIADMARDLNVREGAVQSVMGAYLLTYGVSQLFYGPISDRVGRRPVILVGMSIFMLATLVAVTTSSLTVLITASAMQGMGTGVGGVMARTLPRDLYERTQLRHANSMLNMGILVSPLLAPLIGGLLNTMWNWRACYLFLLVLCAGVTFSMARWMPETRPVDTPRTRLLTSYKTLFGNGGFNCYLLMLIGGLAGIAAFEACSGVLMGAVLGLSSMTVSILFILPIPAAFFGAWFAGRPNKRFSSLMWQSVICCLLAGLMMWIPGWFGVMNVWTLLVPAALFFFGAGMLFPLATSGAMEPFPFLAGTAGALVGGLQNIGSGVLASLSAMLPQTGQGSLGLLMTLMGLLIVLCWLPLATRISHQGQAV, from the coding sequence ATGAAAACGCATAGAAACATCAATTTATTATTGATGTTGGTATTACTCGTGGCTGTCGGTCAGATGGCACAAACTATTTATATTCCAGCTATTGCCGATATGGCGCGCGATCTCAACGTCCGTGAAGGGGCGGTGCAGAGCGTAATGGGCGCGTATCTGCTGACCTACGGTGTCTCACAACTGTTTTATGGCCCAATTTCCGACCGTGTGGGTCGCCGCCCGGTGATCCTCGTCGGAATGTCCATTTTTATGTTAGCAACGCTGGTGGCGGTCACCACCTCCAGCCTGACGGTATTAATTACTGCCAGCGCAATGCAGGGAATGGGAACCGGTGTCGGTGGTGTGATGGCGCGTACATTACCGCGTGATCTGTATGAACGGACACAGCTACGTCACGCTAATAGCATGTTAAATATGGGTATTCTCGTCAGCCCTTTGCTTGCGCCATTAATTGGCGGTCTGCTGAATACCATGTGGAACTGGCGGGCCTGTTACCTGTTTTTGCTGGTGCTCTGTGCCGGTGTGACGTTCAGTATGGCGCGCTGGATGCCGGAAACGCGCCCTGTCGATACGCCACGCACGCGCCTACTGACCAGTTATAAAACTCTTTTCGGTAACGGCGGTTTTAACTGCTATTTACTGATGCTTATTGGCGGTCTGGCAGGAATTGCCGCTTTCGAAGCCTGTTCTGGTGTGTTGATGGGCGCAGTATTAGGGCTGAGCAGTATGACGGTCAGTATTTTATTTATTCTGCCAATCCCGGCGGCATTTTTCGGCGCATGGTTTGCCGGACGCCCGAATAAACGGTTCTCTTCGTTAATGTGGCAGTCAGTTATCTGTTGCCTGCTGGCAGGACTGATGATGTGGATCCCTGGCTGGTTTGGCGTGATGAATGTCTGGACACTACTCGTTCCCGCCGCGCTGTTCTTTTTTGGTGCCGGAATGCTATTTCCGCTGGCCACCAGCGGCGCGATGGAGCCGTTTCCATTCCTGGCAGGTACTGCTGGCGCACTGGTTGGCGGCCTGCAAAACATTGGTTCCGGCGTACTGGCGTCGCTCTCTGCGATGCTGCCGCAAACCGGCCAGGGAAGTCTGGGGCTGTTGATGACCTTAATGGGGTTATTGATTGTGCTTTGCTGGCTGCCGCTGGCAACGCGGATATCACACCAGGGGCAGGCCGTTTAA
- a CDS encoding radical SAM protein has protein sequence MTGSQVRNAEEDRHKLVIEYKDALQPADFYQNFKQRGIRSVQLIPHIEFDDRGELTAASMTEELWGQFLIALFECWVRADISRISIELFDATLQKWCRSEKLQPRRGCQGCDWHRLCPQAWDDQPDDVLCAGYQAFYSHSAPYMRVMRDLIKQHRSPMVLMTMLR, from the coding sequence ATGACAGGAAGTCAGGTTAGAAATGCTGAAGAGGACAGGCACAAATTGGTTATAGAGTATAAAGACGCTCTGCAACCTGCCGATTTTTATCAAAATTTCAAACAGCGAGGCATCCGCTCCGTGCAACTTATTCCCCACATTGAATTTGATGACCGGGGCGAGCTGACGGCAGCTTCGATGACAGAGGAGCTGTGGGGGCAATTTTTAATTGCCCTGTTCGAGTGTTGGGTGCGGGCAGATATCAGTCGTATATCAATTGAGCTTTTCGACGCCACCCTGCAAAAATGGTGCAGGAGCGAAAAACTGCAACCCCGGCGAGGCTGTCAGGGATGTGACTGGCATCGTCTTTGCCCACAAGCATGGGATGATCAGCCGGACGACGTGCTTTGTGCTGGCTATCAAGCTTTTTATTCCCACTCGGCACCGTACATGCGGGTGATGCGCGACTTGATAAAGCAGCATCGTTCTCCCATGGTGTTGATGACGATGCTGCGGTGA
- a CDS encoding YidH family protein, which produces MKISRLGEAPDYRFSLANERTFLAWIRTALGFLAAGVGLDQLAPYFATPVIRELLALLLCLFSGGLAMYGYLRWLRNEKAMRLKEDLPYTNSLLIISLILMIVAVIVMGLVLYAG; this is translated from the coding sequence GTGAAAATTTCCCGACTCGGAGAAGCGCCCGATTACCGTTTTTCTCTGGCTAATGAGCGTACCTTTCTGGCGTGGATCCGAACTGCGCTGGGTTTTCTGGCGGCAGGTGTTGGGCTGGATCAGCTTGCGCCGTATTTCGCCACGCCGGTCATTCGCGAACTGCTGGCATTGTTGTTGTGTCTGTTTTCCGGCGGGTTAGCGATGTATGGTTACCTGCGCTGGCTACGTAACGAAAAGGCGATGCGTCTGAAAGAAGATTTACCCTACACCAACAGCTTATTAATCATTAGCTTAATATTGATGATTGTGGCGGTGATCGTTATGGGACTGGTACTGTATGCCGGATAG
- a CDS encoding DUF202 domain-containing protein, translated as MPDSRKARRIADPGLQPERTSLAWFRTMLGYGALMALAIKHNWHQSGTLFWISIGILSFVALILWRYTRNRNLMDVTNSDFSQFYVIRDKFMISLAVLSLAILFAVTHIHQIIVLIERIT; from the coding sequence ATGCCGGATAGCCGCAAAGCCAGACGGATTGCCGACCCGGGTCTTCAGCCGGAACGCACATCGCTGGCATGGTTTCGCACCATGCTGGGTTACGGTGCGTTGATGGCGTTGGCAATCAAACACAACTGGCATCAGTCAGGCACATTGTTCTGGATTTCTATTGGCATCCTTTCCTTTGTGGCATTGATCCTCTGGCGCTATACCCGCAATCGCAATTTAATGGATGTCACTAATAGCGATTTTTCCCAATTTTACGTAATCCGTGACAAATTTATGATCTCCCTCGCGGTGTTATCTCTTGCAATACTGTTTGCTGTAACGCATATACATCAAATTATCGTATTAATTGAGAGAATCACATGA